A stretch of DNA from Natrinema halophilum:
AAAAGCCGAACCCGGTGACAACGTCGGATTCAACGTCCGCGGCATCGGTAAAGACGACATCCGCCGCGGTGACGTCTGTGGCCCCGCCGACGACCCGCCAAGCGTCGCCGAGACGTTCCAGGCACAGATCGTCGTCATGCAGCACCCGTCCGTGATCACCGCCGGCTACACGCCGGTTTTCCACGCCCACACGGCCCAGGTCGCCTGTACAATCGAGTCCATCGACAAGAAGATGGACCCCTCGAGCGGCGAGGTCGCCGAGGAGAACCCCGACTTCATCCAGTCGGGTGACGCTGCTGTGGTCACCATCCGACCGCAAAAGCCCCTCAGTATTGAGCCATCCAGCGAGATCCCCGAACTCGGGAGCTTCGCCATCCGCGACATGGGCCAGACCATCGCGGCCGGTAAGGTCCTCGACGTCAACGAGAAATAAATGCAGCAAGCACGCGTTCGACTCGCGGGCACCAGTCCAGACGACCTGGACGACATCTGCGACGACGTCCGCGAGATCGCGAACAACACCGGCGTCAACCTGAGCGGTCCGATCCCGCTGCCGACGAAGACCCTCGAGGTTCCGACCCGGAAATCGCCCGACGGCGAGGGCACTGCGACGTGGGAGCACTGGGAAATGCGCGTCCACAAGCGCCTGATCGACCTGGATGCCGACGAACGCGCACTTCGACAGCTCATGCGCATACAGGTGCCGAACGACGTCTCGATCGAGATCGTCCTCGAAGACTGAGGATTGCTCGACCGAACTCGAGGAGGAGTTTCACCGTTTTTGTCGCCGCGGGCGTCGATTCGGTAGTGACCACCCCCGAGTGGTCGGTACTCGATCCGAGCGGACATCGTTTCGACGGCTCCTATCGTCCGTGGAAGCGACCTCCACGAACGAGTGACAGAGTTCTCTCGCGAGAACGGCCTGCGTATGGACTTCGTCTACGCCGAACTCGTGGAAGACGGGCGCGACGCTGCTGCAGTCACAGCAGTCGCGCGAGCAGATCGATCGGGTCCCCTCAACCGGTCGCTGACGCGCTGGGACTTTTGTCACTCCACGTTGCAACGATCCACATGGCGAAGGGCTCTCGGTCTCGATCGCAATCAGACAGCTACCTGCGGCCAGGTTCGGATGGGGACGACGAACCGACGTCGGGAGCGGGCAGCCCGATCCTCGAGTTGCTCGTCGTCTTTGCCCTCGTGTTCGTTCTCCAGGGAGTCGCCTATTTTGCGGGCCTGATGGGCGGACTGTTCGTTCTCGCACCGCCCCTCGTGACCAATCCGTGGACCATCGTCACGAGCGTCTATGCCCATAGCAGCTTCGGCCACCTCCTTTCGAACAGTATCGCACTGGTCGTTTTCGGCTGGCCGGT
This window harbors:
- the rpsJ gene encoding 30S ribosomal protein S10, encoding MQQARVRLAGTSPDDLDDICDDVREIANNTGVNLSGPIPLPTKTLEVPTRKSPDGEGTATWEHWEMRVHKRLIDLDADERALRQLMRIQVPNDVSIEIVLED